From Candidatus Methylopumilus planktonicus, a single genomic window includes:
- a CDS encoding UDP-2,3-diacylglucosamine diphosphatase: MCESRPSISDAFLNFLNKITNQVDALYILGDLFEYWIGDDSKQHENIIRAIKALTGRHIKVFLMHGNRDFLIGPVFEKKTGALLLKDLTLIKIYGRKILLSHGDSLCTDDIEYQSFKNKVRNESWKNEFLKKPLTERIHIANEFRKQSELNKKNKSEEIMDANPEEVNRILTQFNYPDFFIHGHTHRPNYHSINLDGHQMQRVVLGDWYEQGSYLTLDLHGIKTYQL, translated from the coding sequence TTGTGCGAAAGTCGTCCAAGCATCTCTGATGCTTTCCTGAATTTTTTAAATAAAATAACCAATCAAGTCGATGCGCTATACATACTTGGTGATCTTTTTGAATATTGGATAGGTGATGATTCAAAGCAGCATGAAAATATAATCAGGGCTATCAAAGCATTAACAGGTCGACACATTAAGGTTTTTTTAATGCACGGCAATAGGGACTTTCTTATTGGTCCTGTCTTTGAAAAAAAAACAGGCGCTCTTTTATTAAAAGATCTAACACTTATCAAAATTTATGGCAGAAAAATACTTCTAAGTCATGGGGATTCACTTTGTACTGATGACATCGAATATCAATCTTTCAAAAACAAGGTTAGAAATGAATCATGGAAAAATGAATTTCTAAAAAAGCCTCTTACTGAGCGAATCCACATTGCAAATGAATTTAGAAAGCAAAGTGAATTAAATAAAAAAAATAAATCTGAAGAAATCATGGATGCAAATCCTGAAGAAGTAAATCGAATCCTAACTCAATTCAATTACCCAGACTTTTTTATTCATGGCCATACACATAGACCAAACTATCACTCAATTAATCTTGATGGCCATCAAATGCAACGCGTTGTTTTAGGTGATTGGTATGAACAGGGGAGTTATTTAACTCTAGATTTGCATGGTATCAAAACGTATCAGCTTTAA
- the ribH gene encoding 6,7-dimethyl-8-ribityllumazine synthase, which translates to MREILKNSNGELFSIGIVMSEFNPHVGEALVKACHQELLNLGVKDELIVLAKVPGALESPLALKKMAQTKKFDALIAMGAVIRGETFHFEVVANHSAKSIMDVQLEFSMPIVNAILTTENDEQAMERASVKGKEAAQVAIQMIHLLKSV; encoded by the coding sequence TTGAGAGAGATTTTGAAAAATTCAAATGGAGAATTATTCTCTATTGGTATTGTGATGTCAGAATTTAACCCGCATGTTGGTGAAGCGCTAGTTAAGGCATGTCATCAAGAGCTTCTTAACCTTGGTGTAAAAGATGAGCTTATCGTATTAGCAAAAGTTCCTGGCGCCCTAGAAAGTCCTTTAGCTCTTAAAAAGATGGCGCAAACAAAAAAATTTGATGCACTTATTGCAATGGGCGCTGTAATAAGGGGCGAGACTTTTCATTTTGAAGTTGTAGCAAACCACTCAGCAAAATCAATTATGGATGTTCAGTTAGAATTTAGTATGCCAATTGTTAATGCAATATTAACCACTGAAAATGATGAGCAGGCTATGGAGAGAGCCTCAGTCAAAGGCAAAGAAGCTGCTCAAGTTGCTATACAAATGATTCATTTATTAAAGTCAGTCTAA
- the nusB gene encoding transcription antitermination factor NusB — MLEMQPIKKKKKLVNNRRKSRELVMKSIYRGILNQFDINQIKKDIKDDPDYLKADEVFYHHLFDGIMNNMDQLNNEISSFIDRPIEKLSPIEHSILCISVYELMHDVPTPYKVAINEGVELAKTFGGIDGYKYINGVLDKVADKRRPLEFLKH; from the coding sequence ATGCTAGAAATGCAACCTATTAAAAAGAAAAAGAAGCTTGTCAATAATAGGCGTAAGTCTAGAGAGCTTGTGATGAAAAGTATTTATCGCGGCATCTTAAATCAGTTTGATATTAATCAGATTAAAAAAGACATCAAAGATGACCCTGATTATTTAAAGGCGGATGAAGTTTTTTATCACCATCTTTTTGATGGCATCATGAATAATATGGATCAATTAAATAATGAAATTTCAAGTTTTATTGATCGACCTATTGAAAAGCTAAGCCCTATCGAGCATTCAATTCTGTGTATTTCAGTTTATGAGCTTATGCACGATGTACCAACTCCATATAAAGTGGCTATTAATGAAGGTGTTGAGTTAGCTAAGACCTTTGGTGGAATTGACGGGTATAAATATATCAATGGTGTGCTAGATAAAGTAGCTGATAAAAGAAGACCATTAGAGTTTCTAAAACATTAA
- a CDS encoding OFA family MFS transporter yields MPSFFSKEYITAKASYNRWLVPPAALAIHLSIGMAYGFSVFWKPLGNALIGQDGKALAACSAGAATFADKLHGTLRALTATDCNWTQFDLGWMYTLFFVLLGCSAAFWGSWLERAGPRKAGLVSTFCWCGGLLLSAFGIYTHQLWMMWLGSGVIGGIGLGLGYISPVSTLIKWFPDKRGMATGMAIMGFGGGAMIGSPLATMLMTKFSTNINGMTQPGIWQTFVVLAIIYTIFMISGSLGYRVPPSGWKPAGWNPPRNKNNNMISVNHVHLNKAHQTPQFWFLWIVLCMNVSAGIGIIGAAAPMLQETFGGALIGHSDLGFADLKKDESLLALAAAVGAGFVGLISLFNIFGRFFWASISDKLGRKLTYIVFFTLGILMYVTASYMTGSKSLALFAACFCIIASMYGGGFATIPAYLADMFGTQFVGAIHGRILTAWSTAGILGPVIVNYMHDMRVEAQVPFSEIYAPIFYILASMLAIGFIANLMVRPMDNKFFMTDKELLTEKKLAHEKFITTKETIGKAEKTPLITFLAWSAVGVPISYGIWSTIQKAWILFH; encoded by the coding sequence ATGCCAAGTTTTTTTTCAAAAGAATATATTACTGCTAAGGCTTCTTATAATCGTTGGCTGGTTCCGCCCGCAGCATTAGCTATTCATCTTTCAATTGGTATGGCTTATGGATTCAGTGTTTTTTGGAAGCCTTTAGGGAATGCCTTAATAGGTCAGGATGGCAAGGCTTTAGCTGCATGCTCTGCTGGGGCAGCAACCTTTGCAGATAAACTTCATGGCACACTTCGAGCTTTAACTGCGACTGACTGTAACTGGACTCAATTTGATTTAGGGTGGATGTACACCTTGTTCTTTGTTCTTTTAGGCTGTTCCGCAGCTTTTTGGGGAAGCTGGCTAGAACGAGCGGGCCCCAGAAAAGCCGGGCTTGTTTCTACCTTTTGCTGGTGTGGCGGATTATTGCTTTCCGCTTTTGGCATATATACGCATCAGCTTTGGATGATGTGGCTTGGAAGTGGCGTCATTGGTGGGATAGGTTTAGGCTTAGGATATATTTCTCCCGTCTCTACTCTAATTAAATGGTTTCCGGATAAAAGAGGTATGGCCACTGGCATGGCGATTATGGGCTTTGGAGGAGGCGCCATGATTGGTTCCCCGCTCGCCACAATGCTAATGACAAAATTTTCTACAAATATTAACGGCATGACTCAGCCTGGGATTTGGCAAACATTCGTAGTATTGGCCATTATTTATACTATTTTTATGATTTCAGGCTCTCTAGGCTATAGAGTACCTCCATCAGGATGGAAGCCGGCAGGATGGAATCCACCTAGGAATAAAAATAATAATATGATTTCGGTTAATCATGTGCATTTAAACAAGGCGCATCAAACGCCACAATTTTGGTTTTTGTGGATAGTTCTTTGTATGAATGTGTCAGCAGGTATAGGTATTATTGGAGCAGCAGCGCCAATGCTTCAAGAAACCTTTGGCGGTGCCTTAATTGGCCACTCAGATCTCGGTTTTGCAGATCTTAAAAAAGATGAGTCTTTATTGGCGCTTGCAGCCGCCGTAGGCGCAGGATTTGTAGGGTTAATTTCTTTATTTAATATTTTTGGCCGGTTTTTCTGGGCCAGCATTTCAGATAAATTAGGAAGAAAACTGACTTATATTGTATTTTTTACACTTGGTATCTTGATGTACGTCACCGCATCCTATATGACTGGATCAAAATCATTAGCGCTCTTTGCAGCATGTTTTTGTATTATTGCCTCTATGTACGGTGGGGGGTTTGCAACGATACCAGCTTACTTAGCAGACATGTTTGGAACTCAATTTGTGGGGGCAATTCATGGAAGAATCCTAACGGCTTGGTCAACTGCAGGTATATTGGGCCCAGTGATTGTAAATTATATGCATGATATGAGGGTTGAAGCACAGGTTCCTTTTTCAGAAATTTATGCACCTATTTTTTATATATTAGCGAGCATGCTTGCCATCGGATTTATTGCAAATCTTATGGTGAGACCTATGGACAATAAATTCTTTATGACCGATAAAGAGTTATTGACCGAAAAAAAATTAGCACATGAAAAATTTATTACAACAAAAGAAACTATTGGAAAGGCTGAAAAAACTCCACTAATCACTTTTCTTGCTTGGTCAGCTGTTGGTGTGCCTATATCTTATGGGATATGGAGCACTATACAAAAGGCTTGGATATTGTTTCATTAA
- a CDS encoding peptidylprolyl isomerase encodes MITLSTNFGNIILELDADKAPITVANFLSYAKNGYYNGTIFHRVIDGFMIQGGGFDDSMKQKATEKPIKNEANNGLKNNKYTIAMARTSIPDSATSQFFINANNNDFLNHPGQDGWGYCVFGKVTEGTDIVDKIQKVATGNSGGHQDVPLEAVTILNVTID; translated from the coding sequence GTGATTACACTCTCAACCAATTTCGGCAATATCATTTTAGAACTTGATGCTGATAAGGCGCCCATTACTGTCGCAAACTTTTTAAGTTACGCTAAGAATGGTTACTATAATGGCACTATTTTCCATCGAGTTATTGATGGCTTTATGATTCAAGGTGGCGGATTTGATGATTCGATGAAACAGAAAGCCACTGAAAAACCAATTAAAAATGAGGCTAATAATGGTCTTAAAAATAATAAATACACCATTGCCATGGCTAGAACTTCAATACCCGATTCGGCCACGAGCCAATTCTTTATTAATGCAAATAATAATGATTTTTTAAATCACCCAGGCCAGGATGGCTGGGGTTATTGCGTTTTTGGAAAAGTCACTGAAGGTACTGACATTGTGGATAAAATTCAAAAAGTCGCAACAGGTAATTCGGGCGGCCATCAAGATGTTCCTTTAGAGGCAGTCACAATTCTCAATGTTACTATTGATTAA
- a CDS encoding peptidylprolyl isomerase — protein sequence MKIMNGELCMKAALNLIKLVFVFFLFLPLAHAANPVVEFETNQGNFKIELFPEKAPKTVTNFLYYVNNGFYKETIFHRVISNFMIQGGGFTREMSEKATQPPIINESNNGLLNSVGTLAMARTNDPNSATAQFFVNLIDNNFLNYTGPEANSIGYCVFGKVTEGMNVVRKIGQLPTGNSKGFSDVPIRPVIIINAKHIN from the coding sequence ATGAAAATAATGAATGGAGAATTATGTATGAAGGCGGCACTTAATTTAATCAAATTAGTTTTTGTTTTTTTCTTATTTTTACCCTTAGCCCATGCAGCTAATCCAGTTGTTGAGTTCGAAACTAATCAAGGCAACTTCAAGATTGAGCTCTTCCCTGAAAAGGCTCCAAAAACAGTTACTAATTTTTTATATTATGTAAATAACGGATTTTATAAGGAAACTATCTTCCATAGGGTCATTAGTAATTTTATGATCCAAGGTGGCGGGTTTACTCGAGAGATGTCTGAAAAAGCGACGCAGCCTCCAATTATTAATGAATCAAATAATGGATTACTGAATAGCGTAGGAACTCTTGCTATGGCAAGGACAAACGATCCTAACTCTGCAACTGCTCAATTTTTTGTAAATCTGATAGACAACAATTTTTTAAACTACACAGGTCCTGAGGCAAACTCTATCGGCTATTGTGTTTTTGGCAAGGTGACTGAGGGTATGAATGTCGTTCGTAAAATTGGTCAGCTACCAACAGGTAATTCTAAAGGCTTCTCTGATGTGCCTATTAGGCCTGTCATTATTATTAATGCAAAACATATTAACTAA
- a CDS encoding CopD family protein produces the protein MLWIKTLHIIFMVTWFAGLFYLPRLFVYHAMSKDKISHERFKVMERKLFFGIMTPGAFLTILFGGWLWGLYGVTEQWLQIKIGLVILLLAYHYLCFKHLIDFKNNKNKHSHIYFRWFNEVPVIALVAIIYLVEFKPA, from the coding sequence ATGCTCTGGATAAAAACTCTTCATATTATATTTATGGTGACTTGGTTTGCTGGCCTTTTTTATTTGCCGAGACTCTTTGTTTACCACGCCATGAGTAAAGATAAAATTAGCCATGAAAGATTCAAAGTCATGGAAAGAAAGCTTTTTTTCGGGATCATGACACCTGGCGCTTTTTTAACGATACTTTTCGGAGGGTGGCTTTGGGGTCTTTATGGCGTAACTGAACAATGGCTTCAAATTAAAATAGGTCTCGTAATCTTATTGTTGGCTTATCACTATCTATGCTTTAAACATCTTATTGATTTTAAGAACAATAAAAATAAGCATAGCCATATCTATTTTCGATGGTTTAATGAAGTGCCTGTAATAGCTCTTGTTGCCATCATTTACTTAGTCGAATTTAAACCAGCATGA
- the phoB gene encoding phosphate regulon transcriptional regulator PhoB: protein MKANILIVEDESPILELLALNISQAGYNPLRAISAEHAEKLINEALPDIILLDWMLPGMSGIDFAKKLRSNALTKTIPIIMLTARSDELDKVKGLEIGADDYITKPFSPRELNARIKAVLRRKAPELTEDILKINGLELNPVSHRVTGNNKPLEMGPTEFRLLHFFMSNPERVYSRSQLLDKVWGSQIFIEDRTVDVHIRRLRNILTQSQHENLIQTVRGSGYRLSTK, encoded by the coding sequence ATGAAAGCCAATATACTGATCGTTGAAGATGAAAGTCCAATTCTTGAGCTTTTGGCACTTAATATTTCTCAGGCTGGCTATAATCCTCTAAGAGCTATAAGTGCTGAACATGCAGAAAAACTGATTAACGAAGCTCTTCCCGATATTATCTTGCTCGACTGGATGTTGCCTGGTATGTCAGGAATCGATTTTGCAAAAAAATTACGTAGCAATGCTTTAACCAAAACAATCCCTATTATTATGTTAACAGCGCGAAGTGATGAATTAGATAAAGTTAAAGGTTTAGAGATTGGTGCTGACGACTATATTACAAAGCCTTTTAGTCCTAGAGAACTTAATGCTCGAATCAAGGCTGTGCTTAGAAGAAAAGCCCCCGAACTTACTGAAGATATATTAAAAATTAATGGTCTAGAATTAAATCCTGTTTCTCATCGCGTTACCGGAAATAATAAGCCACTGGAAATGGGTCCAACAGAATTTAGATTGCTTCATTTTTTTATGAGCAACCCTGAAAGAGTTTATTCAAGGAGTCAACTATTGGATAAGGTTTGGGGAAGTCAAATTTTTATTGAGGATAGAACGGTAGATGTTCATATTCGAAGATTGAGAAATATTCTTACTCAATCTCAGCATGAAAATTTAATCCAAACTGTTCGCGGCTCAGGTTACAGACTCTCTACAAAATAG
- the phoR gene encoding phosphate regulon sensor histidine kinase PhoR, which yields MQDIRWNTFWVLLFISFLSLIVWGFQSLEVASLFFILCLSIYLLSHVYWIYRLNKWLKNPNLSTIPDGSGIWEEIFAILYREYRTQKRSKSELTTTLGRFMTAAEAIPDGIVALNQNNEIEWCNKPSEKMLGISLSKDINQPINYLLRETSFTEYLNSNTYNDSLKLISWRNTSRSFEILLVPFGASQKLLICRDITQIEKNDSIKRDFIANVSHELKTPLTVIVGFLETLSDMKNEFNEKTYSYLQMMLEQSDRMNKLVEDLLQLSSIESNAAPAEKKEIDMLHLFKNLKKDSDLISGKLHTINMSIKKNISLLGYEKEIYSAFVNLVSNAIRYTEKGGSINVIWDMKNQNPYFEVQDSGIGIDQKLIPRLTERFYRINSDRGRNTGGTGLGLSIVKHVCIRHQAQIEITSQVGKGSQFKIIFPQERLSLKK from the coding sequence TTGCAAGATATCCGTTGGAATACTTTTTGGGTTTTATTATTTATATCTTTTTTATCTCTTATTGTGTGGGGATTTCAAAGCTTAGAAGTTGCTTCATTGTTTTTTATTCTATGCCTCTCCATTTATTTACTTTCTCATGTTTATTGGATTTACCGTCTAAACAAATGGCTTAAAAATCCAAATCTATCAACTATCCCTGATGGATCGGGTATCTGGGAAGAAATATTTGCCATACTCTATCGAGAATATAGAACACAAAAGAGAAGCAAATCTGAACTAACTACAACACTTGGCAGATTTATGACGGCAGCAGAAGCGATTCCTGACGGCATTGTTGCTCTAAATCAAAATAATGAAATTGAATGGTGTAACAAACCTTCAGAAAAAATGCTTGGTATTAGTTTATCTAAAGATATTAATCAGCCTATTAACTACTTATTGCGCGAAACTAGTTTTACTGAATATCTCAATTCCAATACATATAATGACTCGCTTAAATTAATTTCTTGGCGCAACACAAGCAGATCATTCGAAATACTTCTGGTACCTTTTGGTGCGAGTCAAAAACTTCTTATCTGTAGGGATATTACTCAGATTGAAAAAAATGATTCTATTAAGCGTGATTTTATTGCGAACGTTTCACATGAGTTAAAAACGCCACTAACGGTCATCGTTGGATTTTTAGAAACACTTTCAGATATGAAAAATGAATTCAATGAAAAAACCTACTCTTATCTTCAAATGATGCTTGAACAATCAGATCGAATGAATAAGCTAGTTGAGGACTTACTTCAGCTCTCATCGATAGAATCAAACGCAGCACCTGCCGAAAAAAAAGAAATAGATATGCTCCATCTCTTCAAGAACCTGAAGAAGGATTCAGATTTGATATCCGGCAAATTACATACAATTAATATGTCTATTAAGAAAAATATTTCTTTATTAGGATATGAAAAAGAAATATATAGTGCATTTGTTAATCTTGTAAGCAATGCTATACGCTATACCGAAAAAGGTGGGTCGATTAATGTTATATGGGATATGAAGAATCAAAATCCTTATTTTGAAGTGCAAGATTCTGGTATTGGTATTGATCAAAAGCTAATTCCGAGACTTACAGAGCGCTTTTATAGAATTAATAGTGATCGAGGCAGAAATACTGGAGGCACTGGATTAGGGCTATCTATTGTAAAACATGTTTGTATTCGACATCAGGCACAAATAGAAATTACAAGTCAAGTAGGGAAAGGCAGTCAATTTAAAATTATTTTCCCACAAGAAAGACTATCTCTTAAGAAATGA
- a CDS encoding DUF3683 domain-containing protein, with product MNAPILKSIFKTQPFPISRLREIPYNYTSFSDREIVIRFLGENIWNILNELRDERKTGRSARMLFEVLGDLWVVNRNPYLQDDLLENPKRLKALVDAMYHRIHSIGERSSGNEKVMDLSEAAHKAVKTFENDFKLVKKFRRKIFSKLKKITKKDNIQFDGLARVSHVTDATDWRVEYPFVVINPDREEEMAQIVKACIDLELTIIPRGGGTGYTGGAIPLTPFSAVINTEKLDDISNVEYQNLPGVSERVPVVRCGAGVVTRRAMEMATSSGLEFACDPTSADASCIGGNIAVNAGGKKAVLWGTALDNLASWKMVDPDGNWVEVERLDHNLGKIHYVDLVRFKISRYKPDGKELIAEPEVLEIPGSSFRKIGLGKDVTDKFLSGLPGVQKEGCDGLITSGTFILHKMPKYVRTVCLEFFGNVSHAVPAIVEIKDYLDQSDSTLLAGLEHMDERYIKAVGYSTKAARQERPRMVLIADIASDDEDAVGLSASQIVQIANSRNGEGFIAVSADARKRFWLDRARTAAIAKHTNAFKINEDVVIPLPKLGEYSDGIERINIELSIKNKLKLLDELETFIEHDKFIYEEEGLNSDPELTQVKQKMSIDLIHGLREKWGQMLDNLDSPPSTLLERNNDIEEKYESIFRALQSYELRISWKRELKDPLHEIFCGREYESFLLKLDQIHKNTLKSRVFIALHMHAGDGNVHTNIPVNSDDYQMMQEARESVVRVMDLAKSLNGVISGEHGIGITKMEFLDEGTIQAFEKYKNKVDPFGHFNKGKLLPGSGLENAYTPSFGLLEQESIIMEQSAIGEIADSISDCLRCGKCKPVCTTHVPRSNLLYSPRNKILATSLLIEAFLYEEQTRRGISIKHFDEFNDVADHCTVCHKCLNPCPVDIDFGEVSIAMRNFLREQGKRHFSPGTALAMSYLNMKDPVTIKIMRTLMVDVGYKVQQAGHHLLKKLGTINFFKNNPPSTSGKAPIKSQIIHFLNRPMPKNMPTKTSRALLGIEDDKVVPVIRNLEKINEDSDAVFYFPGCGSERLFSQVGLATQAMLYEVGAITVLPPGYLCCGYPQTSSGNHDKGQKITSDNRVQFHRVANTLNYLDIKTVIVSCGTCMDQLQKYEFEKIFPGCRLLDIHEYLMEKGVKMEGVSGTRYMYHDPCHSPMKTYAPSQVTNTLMNTSVPLNDRCCGESGTFAVGRPDIATQVKKRKLEEIEKGIQKIGIDQPESFGEVKILTSCPSCLQGLARYGEETNTTADYIVVELAKNLLGANWMQNFVESSTKGGIEKILL from the coding sequence ATGAACGCCCCAATACTCAAATCTATTTTTAAAACGCAACCATTTCCAATCAGTCGATTGCGTGAAATACCCTATAACTATACTTCGTTCTCAGACAGAGAAATCGTCATTCGATTCTTAGGAGAAAATATTTGGAATATCCTGAATGAATTGAGAGACGAAAGAAAGACAGGCCGATCTGCTCGGATGCTTTTCGAGGTGCTCGGTGATTTATGGGTAGTTAATAGAAATCCTTATCTTCAAGATGATCTTTTAGAAAATCCAAAGCGACTTAAAGCATTAGTGGATGCTATGTATCATCGTATCCATTCGATTGGTGAGCGAAGTTCTGGCAATGAGAAAGTCATGGATCTTTCTGAAGCAGCGCATAAGGCAGTTAAGACTTTCGAAAACGATTTCAAGTTGGTCAAAAAATTTAGAAGAAAAATTTTTTCTAAATTAAAAAAAATTACCAAAAAAGATAATATTCAATTTGATGGATTAGCAAGAGTATCTCATGTGACTGATGCAACGGACTGGCGAGTTGAATACCCATTCGTTGTAATTAACCCAGATCGCGAAGAAGAGATGGCGCAAATTGTTAAAGCTTGTATCGACCTTGAGTTAACCATTATTCCTCGAGGGGGAGGTACAGGTTACACCGGCGGTGCTATTCCGCTCACCCCATTCTCAGCAGTCATTAATACCGAAAAACTTGATGATATAAGCAATGTCGAATATCAAAATTTGCCTGGCGTCAGTGAGCGTGTGCCTGTTGTGAGATGCGGTGCAGGGGTTGTTACAAGACGCGCTATGGAAATGGCAACGAGTAGTGGGCTTGAATTTGCTTGCGATCCGACATCAGCAGATGCATCTTGCATTGGTGGAAATATTGCAGTGAATGCTGGTGGAAAGAAAGCAGTACTTTGGGGGACGGCTTTAGATAACCTAGCTTCTTGGAAAATGGTTGACCCTGATGGCAACTGGGTTGAGGTCGAAAGATTAGATCACAATCTTGGCAAAATTCACTATGTAGATTTGGTGCGTTTTAAAATTAGTCGATATAAGCCTGACGGCAAAGAATTAATTGCAGAGCCAGAAGTTTTAGAAATACCTGGGAGTAGTTTTAGAAAAATCGGATTAGGGAAAGATGTAACCGATAAATTTTTGAGTGGACTTCCTGGTGTTCAAAAAGAAGGATGTGATGGACTCATCACATCTGGCACTTTCATTCTTCATAAGATGCCTAAGTACGTTAGAACAGTTTGCTTAGAATTTTTTGGCAACGTCTCCCATGCTGTTCCCGCAATTGTAGAAATCAAGGATTATTTAGATCAATCAGATAGTACGCTCTTGGCTGGATTAGAGCATATGGATGAGCGCTATATTAAAGCTGTTGGGTATAGTACCAAAGCCGCAAGACAAGAACGTCCTCGCATGGTTTTAATCGCAGATATTGCAAGTGATGATGAAGATGCTGTAGGGTTGTCAGCCTCTCAAATTGTACAAATAGCTAATTCAAGAAATGGTGAGGGTTTTATAGCAGTTTCAGCAGATGCTAGAAAACGTTTTTGGCTTGATCGCGCAAGAACAGCTGCGATTGCAAAACATACAAATGCATTTAAGATCAATGAAGATGTTGTGATTCCTCTTCCTAAGCTTGGAGAATACTCCGATGGTATTGAAAGAATTAATATCGAGCTTTCAATTAAAAATAAATTAAAACTTTTAGATGAATTAGAAACTTTCATTGAGCATGATAAATTTATTTATGAAGAAGAAGGATTAAATTCTGATCCAGAATTAACCCAAGTAAAGCAAAAAATGAGTATTGATTTGATCCATGGGTTAAGAGAAAAATGGGGCCAGATGCTGGACAATCTTGATAGCCCTCCTTCAACACTGCTTGAAAGAAATAATGATATTGAAGAGAAATATGAAAGTATATTTAGAGCGCTTCAGTCTTATGAGCTAAGAATTTCTTGGAAAAGAGAACTCAAAGACCCTCTCCATGAAATTTTTTGCGGAAGAGAGTATGAAAGCTTTTTACTAAAACTAGATCAAATTCATAAAAATACCTTAAAGAGTAGGGTGTTTATAGCACTTCATATGCACGCCGGTGATGGTAATGTGCATACCAACATTCCTGTTAATTCTGATGATTATCAAATGATGCAAGAAGCGCGCGAGTCTGTTGTGAGAGTGATGGATCTTGCTAAAAGCCTCAATGGCGTTATTTCTGGCGAACATGGCATTGGTATTACAAAAATGGAATTTTTAGATGAAGGTACAATTCAAGCCTTTGAGAAATATAAAAATAAAGTAGATCCCTTTGGACACTTTAATAAAGGTAAATTGCTTCCAGGATCTGGCTTAGAGAATGCTTATACTCCAAGCTTTGGATTGTTAGAGCAAGAATCTATCATCATGGAACAATCTGCTATTGGGGAAATAGCAGATTCAATCAGTGACTGTTTACGTTGTGGTAAATGTAAGCCTGTATGCACAACACATGTACCTAGATCTAATTTACTTTATAGCCCAAGAAATAAAATTTTAGCGACTTCATTGCTTATAGAAGCATTTTTATATGAAGAACAAACAAGACGTGGTATTTCGATTAAGCATTTCGATGAATTTAATGATGTTGCAGATCATTGTACTGTTTGCCATAAATGCCTTAACCCTTGTCCAGTTGATATTGATTTTGGTGAAGTCTCTATCGCTATGCGAAATTTCTTAAGAGAGCAGGGTAAGCGACACTTTAGCCCAGGCACAGCATTAGCGATGAGCTATCTCAATATGAAAGATCCAGTCACTATTAAAATTATGAGAACTTTAATGGTCGATGTTGGATACAAAGTTCAACAAGCTGGGCATCACTTATTAAAAAAACTCGGCACTATTAATTTTTTCAAAAATAATCCACCTTCAACTAGTGGTAAAGCGCCGATCAAGTCTCAAATTATTCATTTCTTAAATCGACCAATGCCTAAAAATATGCCAACTAAAACCTCTAGAGCGCTTCTTGGCATCGAAGATGATAAAGTCGTTCCGGTCATAAGAAATCTAGAAAAGATTAATGAAGATTCTGACGCAGTTTTTTATTTCCCTGGATGTGGCTCTGAAAGACTTTTCTCACAAGTAGGATTAGCAACTCAAGCGATGTTATATGAGGTTGGCGCAATTACCGTTCTGCCGCCAGGCTACTTATGTTGTGGCTATCCTCAAACCTCTTCTGGTAACCATGATAAAGGTCAAAAAATAACTTCTGATAATCGTGTTCAGTTCCATAGAGTAGCGAATACACTTAATTATCTAGATATTAAAACAGTGATTGTTTCTTGCGGAACTTGTATGGATCAGTTACAAAAATATGAATTTGAAAAAATATTTCCTGGCTGCAGATTATTAGATATTCATGAATATCTCATGGAAAAAGGAGTAAAAATGGAAGGTGTTTCAGGCACTAGATATATGTACCACGATCCTTGCCATAGTCCAATGAAAACATATGCACCTTCTCAAGTTACAAACACATTAATGAATACAAGTGTACCTTTGAATGATCGCTGTTGCGGTGAGTCTGGAACGTTTGCCGTAGGAAGACCAGATATTGCAACGCAAGTTAAAAAGAGAAAACTAGAAGAAATAGAAAAAGGGATTCAAAAAATAGGTATTGACCAGCCAGAATCATTTGGTGAAGTAAAAATTCTTACTTCCTGCCCTTCTTGTTTACAAGGATTGGCGCGTTATGGAGAAGAAACAAATACAACAGCAGACTATATTGTGGTTGAATTAGCCAAGAATTTACTGGGTGCAAATTGGATGCAAAACTTTGTAGAAAGCTCCACCAAAGGCGGCATTGAGAAAATACTTTTGTAG